A window of the Cytophagaceae bacterium genome harbors these coding sequences:
- a CDS encoding glutamine--tRNA ligase/YqeY domain fusion protein, giving the protein MSEEIKEKSLNFIEEIVVADLKSGKHSGRLLTRFPPEPNGYLHIGHAKSICLNFGLTQDYGGGTNLRFDDTNPVTEDTEYVDSIKNDVKWLGFNWVNEYYASDYFDQLFKYAKKLITKGLAYVDDSTSEEMATLKGTPSQPGSNSPYRNRSIEENLQLFEAMANGEFPEGSKVLRAKIDMASSNMLMRDPIIYRIKYAHHHRTGDKWCIYPMYDFAHGQSDSIEGITHSICTLEFVSHRELYDWFLEKLEIFPSKQYEFARLNLSYTVMSKRKLLQLVNEKNVSGWDDPRMPTISGMRRRGFPAKAIVDFCDRIGIQKRDNLIDVSLLEFFVRENLNKTAARVMAVFNPLKVTITNFPSDIDSIECNLENNPEIPESGSRTVNFTKELLIEKDDFMENPPNKYFRLSPGKMVRLKGAFIIQCEEVVHDENGEVTEIKCSYIPTSKSGQDESGIKVKGVIHWLPATESLEAEVRIYDRLFKVEDPSSEEGDFKAFINEDSLVITRAFVEPSLKSFEAGTKYQFIRNGYYAADIDSTPEKLIFNKTVGLKEGFKI; this is encoded by the coding sequence ATGTCAGAAGAGATTAAGGAGAAGAGTTTGAATTTTATTGAAGAGATAGTGGTAGCTGACCTCAAATCAGGTAAGCACAGTGGGAGATTATTGACCCGGTTTCCTCCTGAACCCAACGGCTATCTGCACATAGGCCATGCAAAATCAATTTGCCTCAATTTTGGATTGACTCAGGATTACGGTGGCGGTACCAACCTTCGGTTTGATGATACCAATCCTGTAACCGAAGACACAGAATATGTTGACTCCATCAAGAATGATGTTAAATGGCTGGGATTTAACTGGGTTAATGAATACTACGCTTCTGACTATTTTGATCAGCTTTTTAAATATGCCAAAAAACTAATAACCAAAGGGTTGGCCTATGTCGATGATTCCACTTCGGAAGAAATGGCAACTTTAAAGGGTACGCCCTCACAGCCCGGATCCAACAGCCCATACCGGAACCGAAGCATTGAAGAGAACCTTCAACTATTTGAGGCCATGGCCAATGGTGAATTCCCTGAAGGAAGTAAAGTATTACGGGCGAAAATAGATATGGCCTCCAGCAATATGCTCATGCGTGACCCTATCATTTACCGTATCAAATACGCCCATCATCATCGGACAGGTGATAAGTGGTGTATTTATCCTATGTACGACTTTGCTCATGGTCAGTCAGACTCGATTGAGGGTATCACTCACTCAATATGTACGCTGGAGTTTGTTTCACACCGCGAATTGTATGATTGGTTTTTGGAAAAACTCGAAATTTTCCCTTCAAAACAATACGAATTTGCCCGGCTCAATCTCTCCTATACCGTGATGAGCAAAAGGAAACTTTTGCAACTTGTCAACGAGAAGAATGTATCGGGATGGGATGACCCACGCATGCCTACTATTTCGGGTATGCGTAGAAGAGGATTTCCTGCCAAAGCGATTGTGGATTTTTGTGATCGTATTGGCATTCAAAAACGTGACAATCTGATAGATGTAAGTTTGCTTGAGTTTTTTGTAAGAGAAAATCTCAACAAAACCGCAGCCCGTGTGATGGCGGTTTTCAATCCATTGAAAGTTACAATTACGAATTTCCCTTCGGATATTGATAGTATTGAATGTAACCTTGAAAACAATCCGGAAATTCCTGAGAGTGGATCAAGGACGGTGAATTTTACCAAAGAATTGTTGATTGAAAAAGACGATTTCATGGAAAATCCTCCCAATAAATACTTCAGACTTTCGCCGGGAAAAATGGTGAGATTAAAAGGGGCGTTTATCATTCAATGTGAAGAGGTTGTTCACGATGAAAACGGTGAGGTGACTGAAATAAAATGTTCTTATATCCCGACTTCAAAAAGCGGTCAGGACGAAAGTGGTATAAAAGTAAAAGGGGTGATTCACTGGCTACCGGCAACCGAATCGCTGGAAGCAGAAGTAAGAATTTATGACCGACTCTTCAAAGTGGAAGATCCAAGCTCTGAAGAAGGTGATTTTAAGGCCTTTATCAATGAGGACTCACTGGTAATCACCAGGGCATTTGTAGAGCCATCTTTAAAATCTTTTGAAGCGGGTACAAAATACCAGTTTATCAGAAATGGTTATTACGCCGCAGATATTGATTCAACTCCGGAAAAACTAATTTTCAACAAAACTGTAGGTTTGAAAGAAGGTTTTAAAATTTAA
- a CDS encoding TIGR00730 family Rossman fold protein — protein sequence MTRNSTHRIHSEVRFLEGPQSRWKEFRFVLDVMWEFIKGFRILHFVGPCVTIFGSARFDDNNRYYHEARHIGAELAKMGFTILTGGGPGIMEAANRGAKDVGGKSIGCNIVLPHEQKPNPYLDKWVDFKYFFVRKTLLIKYSYAFVICPGGFGTLDEFFEALTLIQTGKISKFPVVIFNDGYHCHIIEHIDKMLEERTISEHDKKMYLITNQVDEAISFIKSRIGNDLGLKIVSKS from the coding sequence ATGACACGTAACAGCACCCATAGGATACACTCAGAAGTAAGATTTTTGGAAGGGCCACAGAGCCGCTGGAAAGAATTCAGATTTGTATTGGATGTAATGTGGGAATTTATCAAAGGCTTCAGAATATTACATTTTGTGGGCCCTTGCGTAACAATATTTGGTTCAGCAAGATTTGATGACAATAACCGGTATTATCACGAAGCCCGGCATATTGGTGCAGAACTGGCAAAAATGGGCTTCACAATTCTGACCGGTGGTGGTCCCGGAATCATGGAGGCAGCCAACCGTGGTGCCAAAGACGTAGGCGGTAAATCGATAGGCTGCAATATTGTGCTTCCACACGAGCAAAAACCCAACCCTTATCTTGATAAATGGGTGGACTTCAAATACTTTTTTGTAAGAAAAACCCTGCTTATCAAATACTCTTATGCATTTGTGATTTGCCCGGGTGGTTTTGGGACCTTAGATGAGTTTTTTGAAGCCCTGACCTTGATACAGACCGGCAAGATTTCCAAATTTCCTGTAGTTATATTTAATGACGGATACCATTGTCATATCATTGAGCATATAGATAAAATGCTGGAAGAAAGGACTATTTCAGAACATGATAAAAAAATGTATCTGATTACAAATCAGGTTGATGAAGCGATTTCCTTCATTAAATCTCGAATTGGCAATGATTTGGGTTTAAAAATTGTTTCTAAAAGCTAA
- a CDS encoding DUF2309 domain-containing protein, with the protein MKKEKSNFGFDLDHVLHELHHYLPAQAPLKDFVHHNTLHAFQHLNFHNGMQKAAQIFGYQVYLTLAEYKELFQKGKINEAILENRIIENKGKGNLSLWKEKLLEVDYDETHSQRIGRFRKIWKSKYKINLDKYVHPKLFRSVGAFLDQGISIAKFPFHDKLFLEALRNIEKNSHTSIFKTQRAQNILLNEKNPLDVLLKIVVGDENFYESYLFEQQFGHPGWSGMVCAIEKRPQSLLDKRRISIKEFIIYELLIELDQLDQLYGEVWKPISESLPENFESDLFKEIPKSELFEVYKIWQEAYEWSYYDQVIKGLQKKQETKSSEKKSFQALFCIDDRECSIRRHIEQIVPDAETFGVAGFFNVAFFFQPEQSKFTTKVCPAPMTPDILIKEEDAEKRHKRDNHFNRHTYGFFGGLIIAPTLGLWSALKMGKSILFPSESPAMVSSFKHMDKYGKLTIAYKGKKSQGLQVGFTLEEMIEKTEGLLKSIGLVENFAPLVYIMGHGASSVNNTYYAGYDCGACSGRAGSVNARVASILANDPQVRAGLRERGINIPDSTWFVAALHDTTRDEADYFDEDLLPNNLKESHKNYKSVIQQALSANAKERSRRFLMTNTKRSAEKVHAEVKKRSISLFEPRPEWNHATNTLCVVGKRENNKHLFFDRRAFLNSYDYAIDHDGSILSGILNAIAPVCGGINLEYYFSRVDNYRLGAGSKLPHNVVGLIGLSNGMDGDLRPGLPVQMINIHDPLRLLITIEHYPKEVLRIMQINPATYEWFINNWINLVVIHPETKEAFVFDQGNFKPYEIITDKIEVANNLEEIFENEHGNLPILEIIRD; encoded by the coding sequence ATGAAAAAAGAAAAATCAAATTTCGGATTTGACTTAGATCATGTTTTGCATGAACTTCACCATTACCTACCGGCACAAGCTCCTTTAAAGGATTTTGTTCATCATAATACTTTGCACGCTTTTCAGCATCTGAATTTTCATAATGGGATGCAAAAAGCAGCCCAAATATTTGGTTATCAGGTATATTTAACTTTAGCAGAATACAAAGAATTATTCCAAAAAGGAAAAATAAATGAAGCGATTCTCGAAAATAGAATAATTGAAAATAAGGGAAAAGGAAATCTTTCGCTCTGGAAGGAAAAATTACTGGAAGTTGACTACGATGAAACCCATAGTCAAAGAATTGGTCGATTTAGAAAAATTTGGAAATCAAAATATAAAATCAATCTCGACAAATATGTGCACCCCAAACTCTTCAGATCAGTTGGTGCATTTCTTGACCAGGGGATAAGTATTGCCAAATTTCCCTTCCATGACAAACTATTTTTGGAAGCTTTAAGGAATATTGAAAAAAACAGTCATACCAGTATTTTCAAAACTCAAAGAGCCCAAAATATTTTATTAAATGAAAAAAATCCACTGGATGTATTGCTAAAAATTGTCGTTGGCGACGAAAATTTCTATGAGAGTTATTTGTTTGAACAGCAGTTTGGTCATCCAGGGTGGTCAGGAATGGTGTGTGCTATTGAAAAAAGGCCTCAGTCGCTATTGGACAAACGCAGAATTTCTATCAAAGAATTTATTATTTATGAGCTATTGATAGAATTGGACCAACTCGATCAGCTTTATGGAGAAGTATGGAAACCAATAAGTGAGAGTCTGCCAGAAAACTTTGAAAGCGATTTATTCAAAGAAATTCCAAAATCAGAACTTTTTGAAGTTTACAAAATTTGGCAGGAGGCTTATGAATGGTCTTATTATGATCAGGTTATCAAAGGATTACAGAAAAAACAAGAAACCAAAAGCTCTGAGAAAAAAAGTTTCCAGGCGTTGTTTTGCATTGATGACCGCGAGTGCTCTATCAGGCGACACATTGAACAGATAGTCCCTGATGCAGAGACTTTTGGAGTGGCTGGCTTTTTCAACGTGGCATTTTTCTTTCAGCCTGAGCAGAGCAAATTTACGACCAAGGTATGTCCGGCACCAATGACACCCGACATCCTGATTAAAGAAGAAGATGCGGAAAAAAGGCACAAAAGGGACAACCATTTCAACCGACACACTTATGGCTTTTTTGGTGGATTGATTATCGCTCCAACTTTGGGTTTGTGGTCGGCACTGAAAATGGGAAAAAGCATACTTTTCCCTTCAGAATCGCCCGCGATGGTTTCTTCTTTTAAGCATATGGACAAATATGGAAAGCTAACCATAGCCTACAAAGGCAAGAAAAGTCAGGGCTTGCAGGTAGGTTTTACGCTGGAAGAAATGATCGAAAAAACCGAAGGTTTACTAAAAAGTATAGGTTTGGTTGAAAATTTCGCACCCCTGGTTTATATCATGGGCCATGGTGCCAGCAGTGTAAACAACACGTATTATGCCGGTTATGATTGCGGGGCCTGTTCAGGCAGAGCAGGATCAGTCAATGCACGGGTTGCCAGTATTCTTGCCAATGACCCTCAAGTCAGAGCCGGACTACGTGAAAGAGGTATAAATATTCCTGATTCAACCTGGTTTGTGGCTGCACTTCACGACACAACTCGTGATGAAGCCGACTATTTCGATGAAGATCTTCTTCCGAATAATTTGAAAGAAAGTCATAAAAATTATAAATCTGTAATTCAGCAGGCATTAAGTGCCAATGCCAAAGAGAGGTCCAGAAGATTTTTGATGACCAACACCAAAAGATCGGCAGAAAAAGTACACGCTGAGGTAAAAAAACGTTCGATATCCTTGTTTGAGCCACGCCCAGAATGGAATCACGCCACCAATACACTCTGCGTAGTCGGTAAAAGAGAAAACAACAAACATTTGTTTTTTGATCGGCGGGCATTTCTCAATTCATACGATTATGCAATTGATCATGACGGTTCCATTTTATCAGGGATTTTGAACGCCATCGCTCCGGTGTGCGGAGGTATTAATCTCGAATACTATTTCTCAAGGGTGGACAACTACCGCCTGGGAGCAGGTTCAAAACTCCCTCACAATGTGGTAGGGCTAATAGGCCTCTCCAACGGCATGGATGGAGACCTGCGACCCGGATTACCTGTGCAAATGATCAATATTCATGATCCGTTAAGGCTGTTGATTACTATTGAACATTATCCGAAAGAAGTTTTACGGATAATGCAAATCAATCCGGCTACCTATGAATGGTTTATCAATAACTGGATAAATCTGGTAGTGATTCATCCCGAAACTAAGGAGGCTTTTGTTTTTGATCAGGGTAATTTTAAACCTTATGAAATTATTACCGACAAAATTGAAGTGGCCAATAATCTGGAAGAAATTTTCGAGAATGAACATGGCAATTTACCCATCTTAGAAATTATCAGAGATTAA